Proteins from a genomic interval of Capsicum annuum cultivar UCD-10X-F1 chromosome 4, UCD10Xv1.1, whole genome shotgun sequence:
- the LOC107867439 gene encoding mediator of RNA polymerase II transcription subunit 28, whose amino-acid sequence MAERHPVDQQQTSEPQVQSPASRDDMIACVMALEAALLPCLPARELQAIDRSAHPYHQIDVERHARDFMEAAKKLQLFLIGLQREDLPSKPDMLRKEIAKLEEELKTKTELISKQERLIQEWRKELKDQLDKHNKELERV is encoded by the exons ATGGCTGAGAGACATCCTGTTGATCAACAGCAAACTTCAGAACCACAGGTGCAATCCCCTGCTTCAAGGGACGACATGATTGCCTGTGTGATGGCATTAGAGGCTGCTCTGCTTCCCTGCTTGCCTGCACGAGAGCTCCAGGCGATAGACCGTTCAGCACATCCTTATCATCAGA TTGATGTTGAGAGACATGCAAGAGATTTCATGGAAGCAGCGAAAAAGCTTCAACTTTTTTTGATTGGGTTGCAGCGCGAGGACCTGCCTTCCAAACCAGATATGCTTAGAAAG GAGATTGCAAAATTGGAGGAAGAGCTGAAAACAAAAACCGAGCTTATAAGTAAGCAGGAAAGATTGATCCAAGAATGGAGGAAGGAGTTGAAGGACCAATTAGACAAACACAACAAGGAGTTGGAAAGGGTGTAA